A stretch of DNA from Anopheles ziemanni chromosome 3, idAnoZiCoDA_A2_x.2, whole genome shotgun sequence:
AAACACAAAATTCCGACATCGTTTATCTCATGAATAGGTTTAGGGTCTTCAAAGACGGGTGAGATGTTTTGCAGTCTTATAAATCCTCAGGTTGGGGTCCATAGTGTTAAATCTTTGATCTTACTACcaaaattcaaaaattttcAGTATCAATAATTAAGTACAAATTAAAGTGTGACAAGAAAGTTAGCCATCAACCACAGAATTGATTTAATTGTAATATAAGCATAAATGCCAGTAGGGCGCATATCTAGACCGTTATAGACCACCAAGCCGAACAATCTTCCATAGAGTGTGTGTATTGTTAGTGATTTGCAAAAAATTGATTGTGAATGCAACATGTTCTGGTTAGGTTCATCAGAACATCTGGCATCCttaatgtgtatgtgtgtgagttggTTATTGATAACGAAGTTACTGTGGGAGAAACCCACGGATAAAACTAGGCCACCGGAAGGCCACTTCAACAAGCGTCTGCAAACAAACTGTTGTTGTTTCTAGTGGGTTTGCATTGAGGaacattgaagaaaaaatcaccGAAATTGTCGggaacaagaaacaaacatgCTTATTGAAAGCCAGGATTACCAAATTAGTATCAGGTCAAACTCAACGTTAGCGCTATAGTTAGcttaaaccatttttttaaaactctacTGAACAGGGTTTATCTTCGTCCAATCCAAAAGCGACAATTCTCATGTTCCTGCTTCTAGGAGCAGATATGAACCCTCGGaagcgaaagagaaaaataacagGAAGATAATAGAAGTAAGAGTTACACTTCTACGTAAATTTCGTGTTCAGCTCTCAATAGTTCAACAGCTCTCCGGACGAATAGGATCAAATCCTTTCGCTGGGTTGTAACGCAAATCCAACAGACTTCACTAGACCAGACGAAACGGGATCATCAACGGGAACGATCGTCATCGAGAAGCTAATGACGGTCCCGCAAACGCAGTTCGTTTGCGCACAAAAGCTAGAACCAGAATAGAACACATACTACCTCGCTGTACTTTATCTTCGTGCGTTTACTACTTCGAGCCGCACGAGCTATTCGGCAGCTGCAAACACAGTGCAGTTTGACATTCATATCAGTTAGCCGCCAAAGGTCCAGTAAACAACTCTTTCCTAAGATTGTACGGTTTCGGGGTGTTAGTTTTACAGCCATTGCTGAGCAAACGCTTAATCATAAACGAGACGTtgtcaaaaaaatatttcatcggCATTATTTTAACCATCAATTGCATAAAAACTAAAGATTTGGTGGACATAGAAAATGTGTTCGTTTCCGAAATGTTTGCTGCTGATGGTTTGCTGGTGGTGTGCTGCAGGTTCGGGCTTTTGTGTCATCTTTACGAAAACGTGCATGACAATGAACCCATACCATTTCAATGAAGCAAAGGTGAGAACTTTCACGTGCATCTACTGGTTGCTAACCCAGTTTGACCTAAAATTTCCTTTATCCGCAGTTTGCCGGAATGTGGTACGAAGCTAGCCGGTTGTACGATCCATCCGATCCCGAGCAGGAGGATTGCGTGGTGATGAACTACCGAGCCGCGGAGAACGGAAGCTTTCATATTCTGAAGTCGTACCAAATCACTGAACATGGAACACCGGTCTATGTTGGTGGTAACGCAGAACCGGAAGAGCTTAAATCCAAAAAAGTTCCCAAGTTCTCCGAACGGTTCAACACGAGCAAAAGCGATGAGCCGGGTAAGTATAAGGAAAAAGGTGTGTGGATTCCAATCCAATCGAGACCCTCCCTTGTACGAGACGACTGACTATTCACGTactggaagggaaaaatgcTGATAAACCCATACGGGTAGGCACGACCGaagacggtcgttacgccaagaagaagaagattaaaaagttgaaaactTGAACATTCCCTTGAACATTCTGCAAAACTATCATATGTTTTAACATGGTCCAATATCATACTCCATTTATTGTTTCTCTCATTTTGAATCTCTTATTATTGATTATTAACATTATTGCATTATTCAAGGAACGCTCTTCTCAGCGGCATCGCTATGATCATGCCTTagcagattttttttatttttgtcctaAATAGGTGTCAAAGTTAatctttaaaatgaaaatgatattAAGATGTTCGAAACTATCGTTCCAGAAAGCCTTATGGAAATTCTCGGCGTAGATTATGACAACTACGCTATCTTGTATTACTGCAAATCGATCAATTCCACGCTCTACTCAGGTACTACATGGCAAGCAATTATGTCAATCGGTTACATCAATTAtcattttatctattttagAAACGGCTCGTGTGCTCTCTAGACGCACAACTCTGGAAAAAAATGACGAGAACGTTATCAATGCGTTCCTAAAACACATCTTTCAGCGTACCGAGCACAAGTGGCGTACCACGCAACAGGATGCGGATTTTTGCAAACCGTCGGTGATCACAACACTCTCGGTGGAAGAGGTGACGGCCATCACGACACTCTCGATGGAAGAGGTGACGCACATCACGATATCGTCGCTGGAAGACAAGGCTAACACCAGTTCTTATGCTATATGTCATCAAGCTGTTTTTCATGTGATCGCTATACTTTTGCTTATGCTACATGGCATAAATGCGCATACATCAGCTGTAATTTCGAACCATTCCTTTTGTTCGCGTTGAAATTCGATGTATTTCGCAAAATGTCAAGATCAGACGAAAATATTTAACAACCAATCTTCTAGGCAATGAAATTCTTTCCTTAATCTTGCTTGCGTGTGAAGACGCTCGGCAACATTGCATTGAATGATCGCACAATTGCAATGAAGatcgagaaaaataaaacggaaatCGGGCACGTCCTTCCACTTTATATCTGTGATCGGAATGAATCTGTGATCGGCAGAAGGTTGCCTTTGGTCGACGATGATGGGTGCAGACTGAAGAGTGCTAGCTTCCGGATTCCTTTATGTGGGTCATGCACTTGGTTTAATGGTTTAACACTCCACATACCGGCAAAAGTGCCTTCCAAATGTTACCGATTGTAGCCATTTCGATAGCACTTTACTAACTATTTCCGATGTTACCATaaaatgtttgctttctttaGCTTTATTGTTGCAACTATCCATTCTTAGTTTCAAGACGCAACTCCAAACATTATAAGAAGAAAACtgatgtgaaataaaaaaaagtgatttCCTTAAACGTCCTAAGTGGCGTTTTTAAACTTTCACTATTTTTATTCCGATCTGCGGGTACAAGAAAAAGGGTTTTTATCTTCGTGCGCCCTTTGTTTTATACAGGCCGAAAGTACGTCGGCCTCCACCCTTGACTTAACCCGAAATTGGATGCTAGCACGAAGACTACTTGGGATATTTacaaaagttatgaaaaactaagaaaaacttgaaaatatattaaatg
This window harbors:
- the LOC131288484 gene encoding uncharacterized protein LOC131288484, which encodes MEILGVDYDNYAILYYCKSINSTLYSETARVLSRRTTLEKNDENVINAFLKHIFQRTEHKWRTTQQDADFCKPSVITTLSVEEVTAITTLSMEEVTHITISSLEDKANTSSYAICHQAVFHVIAILLLMLHGINAHTSAVISNHSFCSR